AAAGGGCCTGCAGAAGGCCCGCATCCCCTACCGCCCCCTGCGCGGCAGGACGCTCGCGATGGTCTTCCAGAAGCCCTCCAACCGCACGCGGGTATCCTTCGAGGTGGGGATGTACCAGCTCGGCGGCCATGCCCTCTCCCTCTCCCCGCAGGAGATCCAGATGGGCAAGCGGGAGAGCCCCTCGGACACCGGAAAGGTGCTCACCCGCTATATAGACGCCATCATGGTGCGCACCTTCGACCACGCGGAGCTGGAGGAGCTGGCCGCGGCCGCCGAAGTCCCTGTCATAAACGGCCTGACCGACACCCACCACCCCTGCCAGGCACTCGCCGACCTGCTGACCGTCCGGGAACAGTTCGGCCGGGTGGAAGGAACGAAGATCGCCTACATCGGTGACGGCAACAACGTCGCCCACTCCCTGGCCATCGGCTGCGCCCTGACCGGAGCGAAGCTCTCCATCGCCCATCCGGAGGGCCACGGGCCGGACGAGGACGTGATCCGGCTCTCCTCAGAGCTCGGAGAGCCCCCGAAACTCACCCAGGATCCAGAGGAAGCGGTCGCCGAAGCCCAGGTGGTCTACACCGACGTGTGGGCCTCGATGGGCCAGGAAGCCGAGGCCGAGGAGCGCAGGAGAAAGTTCGCCCCCTACCAGGTGGACGAACGGCTCATGTCCCTCGCCGCCGACGACGCCATCTTCCTGCACTGCCTCCCGGCCCACCGCGGCGAGGAGGTGACCGCAGACGTCATAGACGGCCCGAGAAGCCGCGTCTTCGACCAGGCCGAAAACCGTCTTCACGCCCAGAAGGCGCTGCTGTATCTGCTCCTGAGCTAGAAGCTCCCCTCAGGCCGCAGCCTCCCCGGAGTCCACCCTGCGGACGTAGACGTCGCAGGACTCGGGCCTGAGCTCCCAGTAGTTGAGAACCAGATACTCGCCCCCGCCGTCGAGCGAAATCCTCGCTCCTTCCTCCGGAAGCGCCTCGGCGAACGCCCGCCCCACGACACCACCGGTCTCACCGTCTATGTAGTGAACCGCCACCATGAGAGAAGCTCCTTTCTCACCGCTACCGCCTGCCGTGGCCCAGAAATCTAAAACACGCAAGCTCATAGAGCCAATTTTTTGTTTTTATGTTTCCGATAGATGCGAGCTATGGTAGGGGATTCCGAGACGGCCGGCCTCGGGCGAGGCCGGCGAGCGCCTGCAGGAGGCGCTGCACCTCTTCACGGGTGTTGTAGGGGGCGAGTCCGACCCGGACGAAGCCCCCGCTCTGCTGGAGCCCGAGTCTCCCGGCGAGGGTGGAGGCGTAGAAGTCCCCGTCGGCGGCGAAGATCCCTTCCCGGGCCAGCCGGGCGCACACTTCGCGTGGGGTATGGTTCTCCATCCGGAAGGCGAAGGTAGGGGTCTTCGGGGTCTCCTCGGGGGCGGCGTAGAGGGTGAGGCCGGGGAGCTCGCGCAGGCCGGCGCGCAGCTCCGCGGCGAGGGAGGCCTCGTGCTCCTCGATCGCGGCCATCCCGGAGAGAACCCTCTCGCGCAGGCTCCCGCCGCTGCCGAGCGAGGCGACGAAGTCTATGGCTCCCTTGACCCCGGCGATCCCCTCGTGGTTCTGGGTGCCCGTCTCCAGTTTGTCGGGGATGGCATCGGGGGCGGGCTCGACCTTGTACGGCGCGAGGCGTTCGAAGAGGGGCCGCCTCACCGCGTCGATCCCCACGTGCGGCCCGAAGAACTTGTACGCCGAGCAGGAGATGATGTCCGCCCCGAGCGCGTCGCGGTCGATCGGGATGTGCGGCGCGGCGTGCACCGCGTCCACCGCGACGACGGCCCCGACCTCGTGCGCCCGGCGGGAGATCTCCGCCACGTCGTTCACCGTGCCCACCGCGTTCGAGGCGAGACCGACGGCGACGAGGCGGGTTCCCTCGTTTATCTTCTCCTCCAGGTCGGAGAGGTCGAGGGTGAGGGTCTCGGTGTCCACCCGGATCCAACGTGTCTTTACTCCCTTATCCGAAGCGGCGAGGAGCCAGGGGTCGACGTTGGCGCGGTGGTCGAGCTCGGTGACGACGATCTCGTCGCCCTCTCCCCACTCCCTCGCCAGCGCCCGCGAGAGGGCGAAGGTGAGCGTGGTCATGTTCGGACCGAAGGCGACCTCCTCCGCCTCCGCGCCGAGCAGCGCCGCCACCGAAGAGCGTGCCTCGCGGATGATCTCCTCGGTCTCGACGCTCGTGGCGAAGGCTCCGTGCAGGTTCGCCCCGCCGCGCTCCATGTAGCCTGATACCGCCTCTATCGCGCTCCTTGCGACTTGCGAGCCGCCGGGCCCGTCCAGGTAGACCGCGGGACGCCCGCCCACGGTGCGCCCGAGCGCCGGGAATTCCTTCCGAACCGCCTCCACGTCGAAAGCTTTCTGCATGGGATCCCCCTTCCTCCCGGTCTCGGTCCGGAGTCTATCAGCGGCCCGCGCGGAGCTCCCGGGCGAGCCTGCGGAAGAGGCCGCGGTCCACCTTCATACCCTCGGGGAGGCCGGAGGGCCAGGGGTAGAAGGCATCGGGGACCTTGAAGCCGGGGAGGACCTCGCGGAGAGCGCGGGAGAGTTCCCCAGCAGAAGGCGGCCTGACGCCGCGGACGAAGGCGACGGGCCGCTCGCCGAACTCCTCGTCGGGGACCGGGACGACGAGGGCCTGCTCTATGCCGGCCATCCGGCAGAGGGCGTCTTCTATCTCCTCGGGCTGGACGTTCTCACCGCCGGAGACGAAGCGGTTGTCCATCCGGCCGCTCACGTGCAGGTAGCCCCTCTCGTCGAGGTGCCCGAGGTCGCGGGTGTGGAACCAGCCCTCTGCGTCGAGCGGGCGCTCCACCCCGCCGTCCTTCAGGTAGCCGGCGAAGAGCGTCCCGCCGCGCACCAGGATCTCTCCCTCCCCGGAGATCGCGAGCTCGCGGTGGGGCAGGACCCTCCCGGAGCTCGAGAGCTCCTCGCGCGAGGCCCCGGGCGGGGTGGAGGTGACCTGAGAAGCCATCTCGGTGAGGCCGTAGCTGGTGTGGACCGGGATGCCCCTGCGGACGGACTCGGAGATGAGGGACGGGGGCATCGCGCTCGCCCCGAGCAAAACGGCCCTGAGACCGCCGAGCGCGGCGCTGTCCTCGCGCAGGAGGCGCAGGAGCTGGGTGGAGACGAGCGAGGCGTGGGTCACGCCGAGGCGCGAGATCTCCCGCCCCAGCGGGGCCCTCTCCTCCGGCAGCGCGATCGTGGCCCCGGAGAGGAGGCACTTGAAGAGGATCGAGATACCCCCTACGTGGTAGAGCGGGAGCGAGAGCATCCAGCGGTCGCCGGGGGCGAGCGTGATGTTCTCGTTCGAGCCTGCGGCGTTGAGGTAGTGGTTGGCGCAGGTGTGCAGGGCGGCCTTGGGCTCGCCGGTGCTCCCGGAGGTGAAGACGACGGTCGCGGGCCGGTCGAGCTCCACCTCCAGAGGTGTGGGAGCGTACGCCGCGCCGCTCTCCACCAGCAGATCTTCCGGGCGCAGCCGCACCACGTCCTCGAGCCCCCGCAGCAGCCCCGCGTCGTCGGAGATCACGGCCCCGCACCC
The Rubrobacter xylanophilus genome window above contains:
- the menE gene encoding o-succinylbenzoate--CoA ligase → MRGGRTVPCPLRERSRELPEVPAVEGDGVRLTYRELDRLVSAVSRELERKRLGDGSRVALHMRRGWRYVVLMLGVMRAGGVACPVSTRLPLPGVRDALRRAGCGAVISDDAGLLRGLEDVVRLRPEDLLVESGAAYAPTPLEVELDRPATVVFTSGSTGEPKAALHTCANHYLNAAGSNENITLAPGDRWMLSLPLYHVGGISILFKCLLSGATIALPEERAPLGREISRLGVTHASLVSTQLLRLLREDSAALGGLRAVLLGASAMPPSLISESVRRGIPVHTSYGLTEMASQVTSTPPGASREELSSSGRVLPHRELAISGEGEILVRGGTLFAGYLKDGGVERPLDAEGWFHTRDLGHLDERGYLHVSGRMDNRFVSGGENVQPEEIEDALCRMAGIEQALVVPVPDEEFGERPVAFVRGVRPPSAGELSRALREVLPGFKVPDAFYPWPSGLPEGMKVDRGLFRRLARELRAGR
- the argF gene encoding ornithine carbamoyltransferase, which encodes MIPQIDDTPPPPSPLAGRDCLTLAEFSPQEVRLILDEAVKIKGLQKARIPYRPLRGRTLAMVFQKPSNRTRVSFEVGMYQLGGHALSLSPQEIQMGKRESPSDTGKVLTRYIDAIMVRTFDHAELEELAAAAEVPVINGLTDTHHPCQALADLLTVREQFGRVEGTKIAYIGDGNNVAHSLAIGCALTGAKLSIAHPEGHGPDEDVIRLSSELGEPPKLTQDPEEAVAEAQVVYTDVWASMGQEAEAEERRRKFAPYQVDERLMSLAADDAIFLHCLPAHRGEEVTADVIDGPRSRVFDQAENRLHAQKALLYLLLS
- a CDS encoding cysteine desulfurase-like protein; translation: MQKAFDVEAVRKEFPALGRTVGGRPAVYLDGPGGSQVARSAIEAVSGYMERGGANLHGAFATSVETEEIIREARSSVAALLGAEAEEVAFGPNMTTLTFALSRALAREWGEGDEIVVTELDHRANVDPWLLAASDKGVKTRWIRVDTETLTLDLSDLEEKINEGTRLVAVGLASNAVGTVNDVAEISRRAHEVGAVVAVDAVHAAPHIPIDRDALGADIISCSAYKFFGPHVGIDAVRRPLFERLAPYKVEPAPDAIPDKLETGTQNHEGIAGVKGAIDFVASLGSGGSLRERVLSGMAAIEEHEASLAAELRAGLRELPGLTLYAAPEETPKTPTFAFRMENHTPREVCARLAREGIFAADGDFYASTLAGRLGLQQSGGFVRVGLAPYNTREEVQRLLQALAGLARGRPSRNPLP